The following coding sequences are from one Electrophorus electricus isolate fEleEle1 chromosome 22, fEleEle1.pri, whole genome shotgun sequence window:
- the bin2a gene encoding bridging integrator 2a isoform X2 gives MAERKGSTVSSTHSKGGAGVYTKHIQRKLSRAQEKVKQKFGKLDETRDAQFEICVENLQDQQSDGHRIYKDLKAYLNAVKVMGDASSRLFQSLFDVYELDWEGGENLGAVVEGEDLLWNDYETKLRDQLFTMQSYMGQFPDIKERVAKRNRKLVDFDSSRHHLESLQNAKKRDAIKAGKAEEEMKSAKKIFETMNCELKEELPVLYNSRIGCYVTVFQAISDLRDIFYKEMSKNNQDLQNVMSNLSAQHPEKKFMIKNFSRGSLKRRSLKDTLSPRSLRSSFLEFHASYSPKGPLRRENSSSFRSDRAVYGSYSPEHQTSPSRFKPTEIPDPRVEGPDQSCTSEKTLPGEDTPSAATVTDNTEASGRACSEVIEGDQPSVSRPDKEKTGPCLKDDSSLEASDENDQEKKEDHSERASPETSCTLDAPEVHSQHLEQMNEPGPVGRDNGIADSEESEGSCKHTTMNDMLGKTKEETEGPL, from the exons ATGGCAGAGAGGAAGGGCAGCACTGTCTCAAGCACTCACTCAAAAGGCGGAGCTGGTGTGTATACAAAGCACATCCAAAGGAAGCTCAGCAGGGCCCAGGAGAAG GTTAAGCAGAAGTTTGGCAAATTAGATGAGACACGAGATGCGCAGTTTGAAATATGTGTTGAAAACCTCCAAGATCAACAG AGTGATGGACACAGAATATACAAGGACCTTAAGGCATACTTAAATGCTGTCAAAG TGATGGGAGATGCTTCTAGTCGTCTTTTCCAGTCTTTGTTCGATGTCTATGAGCTTGactgggagggaggagagaaccTTGGGGCTGTTGTGGAG GGAGAAGACCTGCTGTGGAATGATTATGAGACCAAACTGCGAGACCAGTTGTTCACCATGCAATCCTACATGGGCCAGTTCCCAGACATTAAA GAAAGAGTGGCcaagagaaacaggaaactTGTGGACTTTGATTCTTCTCGCCACCACCTGGAGTCGCTGCAGAATGCTAAAAAGAGAGATGCCATTAAAGCAGGCAAG GCTGAAGAGGAGATGAAATCAGCCAAGAAGATCTTTGAAACTATGAACTGTGAGCTAAAAGAGGAGCTTCCAGTTCTCTACAACAG CCGCATCGGGTGCTATGTAACAGTCTTCCAGGCTATTTCTGACTTGAGGGATATCTTCTATAAGGAAATGTCCAAG AATAATCAGGATTTACAGAATGTCATGAGCAACCTCAGTGCCCAACATCCTGAAAAGAAATTTATGATTAAGAACTTCAGCCG CGGATCATTGAAAAGGAGGTCACTTAAAGATACGTTGTCTCCCAGGTCACTGAGATCCAGCTTCTTAGAGTTCCACGCCAGTTACAGTCCCAAAGGTCCTCTCAG GAGAGAGAACTCTTCCAGTTTCAGGTCTGACAGAGCTGTCTATGGATCTTACAGCCCTGAGCACCAGACCAGTCCCAGCAGGTTTAAACCCACAGAGATCCCCGATCCCAGGGTCGAAGGCCCAGACCAAAGCTGCACAAGTGAGAAAACCCTGCCAGGGGAGGACACGCCTTCTGCTGCTACAGTGACAGACAACACCGAAGCCTCCGGAAGGGCCTGCAGTGAGGTGATAGAGGGTGACCAGCCGTCAGTCTCGCGTCCAGACAAAGAAAAGACAGGTCCGTGTCTAAAAGACGATTCATCTTTGGAAGCTAGTGACGAGAATGaccaggaaaagaaagaagatcATTCTGAGAGAGCCAGTCCTGAGACGTCTTGCACCCTCGATGCCCCTGAAGTCCACAGTCAGCACTTGGAGCAGATGAATGAACCTGGACCTGTTGGAAGGGACAACGGAATAGCAGATAGCGAAGAGTCTGAAGGCTCCTGTAAG CATACCACCATGAATGATATGTTAGGCAAAACGAAGGAGGAAACAGAAGGGCCTCTATGA
- the dazap2 gene encoding DAZ-associated protein 2 translates to MNNKGSYPQQAVYPQQSTAPIYPPAMQIPPPPQAPPYSDAPPAYSEIYQSRYMHPPQAPGQLPPMTTAYPATQMYMPMPQTVPVGAMAPNIPMAYYPMGPVYPPGSTVLVDGGFDAGARFGPGTSASIPPPPPGHAPNAAQLAAMQGANVMMTQRKNNFFMGGSSGGYTIW, encoded by the exons ATGAACAACAAAG GTTCCTATCCACAGCAAGCTGTGTACCCTCAACAGAGCACTGCACCCATTTACCCTCCTGCTATGCAAATTCCACCACCTCCACAGGCACCCCCCTATTCAGATGCCCCTCCTGCCTATTCCgag ATCTACCAGTCAAGGTATATGCACCCACCCCAAGCCCCTGGTCAGCTACCTCCGATGACAACTGCATACCCTGCTACTCAGATGTATATGCCCATGCCACAGACTGTGCCAGTGGGAGCAATGGCCCCTAACATTCCGATGGCTTACTACCCCATGGGACCGGTGTATCCTCCAGGTTCCACAGTCCTAGTTGATGGTGGATTTGATGCGGGAGCTCGTTTTGGCCCTGGCACCTCTGCTTCCATTCCT CCCCCCCCTCCCGGACATGCCCCGAATGCAGCACAGCTGGCGGCCATGCAGGGTGCGAATGTGATGATGACACAACGTAAAAACAACTTCTTCATGGGTGGCTCCAGCGGGGGTTACACTATCTGGTAA
- the racgap1 gene encoding rac GTPase-activating protein 1, which produces METAVMSLHSVFENLRAHVDILNESIEPQFIQMALSFEDCRRKWLRLEQDLASCKEVLAKVETERGALEVKLKHARNQVDVEIRRRQKAEADCEKLDRQIQLIRDLLVTEGSSNSIQLNDEQRSALAFLNARSQAPCNLNSSRRLTTIDESASILSDISYDKTDDSLDWDSSVVRTVRLKKRQKRRSSRNHTEGPIAAAKRSRSTGRTSEKGNESLVAKTTVTVPKNGGAIEAVTTVEAVPYWTRSRRKTAAVEWDTVDTDSVQSVDVFKQPHKPRRESKAEPSTPQGNGVVRLHEFVSKTVIKPESCVPCGKRIKFGKISLKCRDCRVVTHPECRERCPLPCIPNAAGTPVKSGEGTLADYVSSTSPMIPPLVVHCVNEIEQRGLRETGLYRLSGADRVVKELKEKFMRGKTVPLLSKVEDVHAITGLLKDFLRSLKEPLLTFRLNRSFMEAAELADDGNSIALMYQTIGELPQANRDTLAFLIIHLQRVAQSTDTKMDVTNLARVFGPTIVGHAVAEPDPMTILQDTKRQPKVVERLLGLPVEYWSQFLMVEQDQAHNNHMIIENANVYATPDHKVSMFGPLTTPEQQMNKTPSSSSLSQRMRNATLNVITPKFGSKSKSAVGFSRQGNFFASPLLK; this is translated from the exons ATGGAAACTGCTGTGATGAGCCTTCACAGCGTGTTCGAAAATCTTCGAGCCCATGTTGACATCCTCAATGAAAGCATTGAGCCCC AGTTCATTCAGATGGCACTGAGTTTTGAGGACTGTCGTCGTAAATGGCTCCGACTGGAGCAGGATTTGGCATCATGTAAGGAGGTGCTTGCTAAGGTGGAGACGGAGAGAGGTGCGCTGGAGGTCAAACTCAAACATGCCCGCAACCAAGTGGACGTGGAAATTCGCAGGCGACAAAAAGCGGAAGCGGACTGTGAAAAGCTG GATCGTCAGATCCAACTGATCCGAGATCTGCTGGTCACAGAGGGTTCCAGTAACAGCATCCAGCTGAATGATGAGCAGCGCTCAGCTTTGGCCTTCCTCAACGCACGCTCTCAGGCACCCTGCAACCTCAACAGCAGCCGAAG GCTGACCACTATTGATGAATCGGCCTCAATTTTGTCAGACATTAGTTATGATAAAACCGATGACTCACTG GATTGGGACTCTTCTGTTGTCAGAACTGTTCGGCTGAAAAAGCGTCAGAAGAGA CGCTCCTCCAGAAACCACACCGAAGGGCCTATCGCCGCCGCCAAGAGGTCCCGCTCCACGGGCCGAACGTCAGAGAAA GGAAATGAGTCTTTGGTGGCAAAAACCACAGTAACTGTGCCTAAAAATGGAGGTGCCATTGAGGCTGTTACCACTGTGGAGGCTGTGCCTTACTGGACCAGAAGTAGGAGAAAGACTG CTGCTGTGGAATGGGACACTGTGGACACTGACTCTGTACAGTCCGTGGATGTGTTCAAGCAGCCCCATAAGCCTCGGAGGGAGAGCAAGGCAGAGCCCAGCACACCCCAGGGCAACGGGGTGGTCCGGCTACATGAGTTTGTCTCAAAAACG GTGATCAAGCCTGAATCTTGTGTTCCGTGTGGGAAGAGGATCAAGTTTGGCAAAATCTCGCTGAAGTGCAGGGACTGCCGTGTGGTGACCCACCCAGAGTGTCGCGAGCGCTGTCCCCTGCCCTGCATCCCTAACGCAGCTGGGACTCCTGTCAAGTCCGGAGAG GGCACTCTGGCAGATTACGTATCCTCCACGTCCCCAATGATACCACCGCTGGTTGTGCACTGTGTGAACGAGATCGAGCAGAGAGGCCTGCGTGAG ACCGGCTTGTACCGCCTTTCAGGAGCCGACCGGGTGGTGAAGGAGCTGAAGGAAAAATTCATGCGAGGGAAGACAGTTCCTCTGCTAAGCAAGGTGGAGGATGTCCATGCCATCACTGGCCTCCTCAAGGACTTCCTGAGGAGCCTCAAGGAGCCTCTGCTTACCTTCCGCCTCAACCGCAGCTTCATGGAGGCAGCGG AGCTGGCAGATGACGGTAACTCCATTGCTTTGATGTACCAGACGATTGGCGAGCTGCCCCAGGCTAATAGGGACACGCTGGCCTTCTTGATTATCCACCTGCAGCG AGTTGCCCAAAGCACAGACACTAAAATGGATGTGACGAACCTGGCTCGGGTATTTGGTCCAACTATCGTGGGTCACGCGGTAGCCGAACCAGACCCAATGACCATCCTGCAGGACACCAAACGCCAGCCCAAA gtCGTGGAGCGCTTGCTGGGTCTGCCTGTGGAGTACTGGAGCCAGTTCTTGATGGTGGAACAAGACCAAGCTCACAACAATCACATGATCATTGAAAATGCCAACGTCTATGCTACTCCTGACCATAAAG TCAGCATGTTTGGCCCCCTCACCACCCCGGAGCAGCAGATGAACAAGACCCCATCCTCCAGTTCTCTGTCCCAGCGCATGAGGAACGCCACGCTCAATGTCATCACTCCCAA GTTCGGCAGCAAGAGCAAGTCCGCCGTCGGCTTCAGTCGCCAGGGGAACTTCttcgcctctcctctcctgaagTAG
- the bin2a gene encoding bridging integrator 2a isoform X1 — translation MAERKGSTVSSTHSKGGAGVYTKHIQRKLSRAQEKVKQKFGKLDETRDAQFEICVENLQDQQSDGHRIYKDLKAYLNAVKVMGDASSRLFQSLFDVYELDWEGGENLGAVVEGEDLLWNDYETKLRDQLFTMQSYMGQFPDIKERVAKRNRKLVDFDSSRHHLESLQNAKKRDAIKAGKAEEEMKSAKKIFETMNCELKEELPVLYNSRIGCYVTVFQAISDLRDIFYKEMSKNNQDLQNVMSNLSAQHPEKKFMIKNFSRSGSLKRRSLKDTLSPRSLRSSFLEFHASYSPKGPLRRENSSSFRSDRAVYGSYSPEHQTSPSRFKPTEIPDPRVEGPDQSCTSEKTLPGEDTPSAATVTDNTEASGRACSEVIEGDQPSVSRPDKEKTGPCLKDDSSLEASDENDQEKKEDHSERASPETSCTLDAPEVHSQHLEQMNEPGPVGRDNGIADSEESEGSCKHTTMNDMLGKTKEETEGPL, via the exons ATGGCAGAGAGGAAGGGCAGCACTGTCTCAAGCACTCACTCAAAAGGCGGAGCTGGTGTGTATACAAAGCACATCCAAAGGAAGCTCAGCAGGGCCCAGGAGAAG GTTAAGCAGAAGTTTGGCAAATTAGATGAGACACGAGATGCGCAGTTTGAAATATGTGTTGAAAACCTCCAAGATCAACAG AGTGATGGACACAGAATATACAAGGACCTTAAGGCATACTTAAATGCTGTCAAAG TGATGGGAGATGCTTCTAGTCGTCTTTTCCAGTCTTTGTTCGATGTCTATGAGCTTGactgggagggaggagagaaccTTGGGGCTGTTGTGGAG GGAGAAGACCTGCTGTGGAATGATTATGAGACCAAACTGCGAGACCAGTTGTTCACCATGCAATCCTACATGGGCCAGTTCCCAGACATTAAA GAAAGAGTGGCcaagagaaacaggaaactTGTGGACTTTGATTCTTCTCGCCACCACCTGGAGTCGCTGCAGAATGCTAAAAAGAGAGATGCCATTAAAGCAGGCAAG GCTGAAGAGGAGATGAAATCAGCCAAGAAGATCTTTGAAACTATGAACTGTGAGCTAAAAGAGGAGCTTCCAGTTCTCTACAACAG CCGCATCGGGTGCTATGTAACAGTCTTCCAGGCTATTTCTGACTTGAGGGATATCTTCTATAAGGAAATGTCCAAG AATAATCAGGATTTACAGAATGTCATGAGCAACCTCAGTGCCCAACATCCTGAAAAGAAATTTATGATTAAGAACTTCAGCCG AAGCGGATCATTGAAAAGGAGGTCACTTAAAGATACGTTGTCTCCCAGGTCACTGAGATCCAGCTTCTTAGAGTTCCACGCCAGTTACAGTCCCAAAGGTCCTCTCAG GAGAGAGAACTCTTCCAGTTTCAGGTCTGACAGAGCTGTCTATGGATCTTACAGCCCTGAGCACCAGACCAGTCCCAGCAGGTTTAAACCCACAGAGATCCCCGATCCCAGGGTCGAAGGCCCAGACCAAAGCTGCACAAGTGAGAAAACCCTGCCAGGGGAGGACACGCCTTCTGCTGCTACAGTGACAGACAACACCGAAGCCTCCGGAAGGGCCTGCAGTGAGGTGATAGAGGGTGACCAGCCGTCAGTCTCGCGTCCAGACAAAGAAAAGACAGGTCCGTGTCTAAAAGACGATTCATCTTTGGAAGCTAGTGACGAGAATGaccaggaaaagaaagaagatcATTCTGAGAGAGCCAGTCCTGAGACGTCTTGCACCCTCGATGCCCCTGAAGTCCACAGTCAGCACTTGGAGCAGATGAATGAACCTGGACCTGTTGGAAGGGACAACGGAATAGCAGATAGCGAAGAGTCTGAAGGCTCCTGTAAG CATACCACCATGAATGATATGTTAGGCAAAACGAAGGAGGAAACAGAAGGGCCTCTATGA
- the si:ch211-210c8.6 gene encoding uncharacterized protein si:ch211-210c8.6 encodes MGSALSKCVAVDLCVQWVGWMFASALKTEKFYDIAGSGTFILLAHLSRRWGGTSYLRQNVQTGLVTAWGLRLGMFLFRRILKDGQDSRFSNVRDSPGTFFVFWTLQAVWVFITLLPTIIVNTQCRDEPLCLRDYTGWGMWALGFAIEAIADQQKWNFKKDPDNVGRFIRHGLWAYSRHPNYLGEILQWSGLFLSASTVMQGPQYLSIVSPLFVWFLLRHISGIPILEKQAMARWGAEVEFQSYVRNTPLLWPFPGF; translated from the exons ATGGGGAGTGCACTGTCGAAATGTGTCGCTGTTGATTTGTGCGTTCAGTGGGTCGGGTGGATGTTCGCGTCTGCTCTGAAAACGGAAAAGTTTTATGATATAGCAG gGTCTGGTACCTTCATATTACTTGCCCACCTGAGCCGGAGATGGGGTGGCACAAGTTATCTGAGGCAGAATGTTCAGACTGGCCTTGTCACTGCATGGGGACTCAG ACTCGGAATGTTCCTCTTCCGGCGGATACTGAAGGACGGACAGGACAGCAGGTTCAGCAATGTCAGAGATAGCCCAGGGACGTTCTTTGTGTTCTGGACCCTGCAAG ctgtgtgggtgtttatCACCCTCCTACCCACCATAATTGTGAACACGCAGTGCAGAGATGAGCCCTTGTGTCTCCGGGACTATACTGGCTGGGGAATGTGGGCTCTGGGCTTTGCCATAGAGGCCATCGCTGACCAGCAGAAATGGAATTTTAAGAAGGACCCTGATAATGTT GGTAGGTTTATCCGGCACGGGCTGTGGGCATACAGCAGACACCCAAACTACCTGGGGGAGATCCTGCAGTGGTCGGGTCTGTTCCTGTCTGCGTCCACGGTCATGCAGGGCCCTCAGTACCTGAGCATAGTTTCACCTCTCTTTGTGTGGTTCCTGCTCAGGCACATCTCTGGGATTCCCATCCTGGAGAAACAGGCCATGGCGAGGTGGGGAGCAGAGGTTGAGTTCCAGAGCTACGTCAGGAACACGCCACTCCTCTGGCCTTTCCCTGGCTTCTGA